Proteins encoded within one genomic window of Streptomyces sp. NBC_00523:
- a CDS encoding Lrp/AsnC family transcriptional regulator → MTDSVALDTVDLHILRLLQNDARTTYRELAAEVGVAPSTCLDRVTRLRRTGVILGHQLRLDPARLGRGLEALLSVQVRPHRRELIGPFVERIRSLPESRALFHLTGPDDYLVHVAVADTADLQRLVLDEFTSRREVARVETRLIFQQWECGPLLPPVPGAAGPVPGQVRPGD, encoded by the coding sequence ATGACTGATTCCGTCGCTCTCGACACGGTGGATCTGCACATTCTGCGGCTGTTGCAGAACGACGCCCGGACCACGTACCGGGAGCTGGCGGCCGAGGTCGGTGTGGCTCCCTCGACGTGTCTGGACCGGGTGACCCGGCTGCGCCGCACCGGGGTCATCCTCGGGCACCAGCTGCGGCTGGATCCGGCCAGGCTCGGCCGGGGCCTGGAGGCCCTGCTCTCCGTACAGGTGCGGCCGCACCGGCGGGAGCTGATCGGGCCGTTCGTGGAGCGGATCAGGTCGCTGCCGGAGTCCCGGGCGCTGTTCCATCTGACCGGCCCCGACGACTATCTGGTGCATGTGGCCGTGGCGGACACGGCGGATCTGCAACGGCTGGTGCTGGACGAGTTCACCTCGCGGCGCGAAGTGGCCCGGGTGGAGACGCGGCTGATCTTCCAGCAGTGGGAGTGCGGGCCGCTGCTCCCGCCGGTGCCGGGGGCGGCGGGACCGGTCCCGGGTCAGGTCCGTCCTGGCGATTGA
- a CDS encoding DUF885 domain-containing protein, which yields MSESSSSALPRQIADAYVDAFIELDPISGTYLGVAASSRRLPDFSPAGQEQLAALARDTLARLDRAEQLPGAADDAERRCGRLLRERLTAELAVHEADEALRAVSNLHSPAHSIREVFTVMPTETDEDWAAVVERLRAAPAALGGYQESLALGLERKLYGGPRATATFVGQLDEWVGDGTKGFFQDFAAGGPDSLRAELDEAAAQATGALDELRRWMREVYAPGIEGEPDTVGRERYARWSRYFNGTDLDLDEAYAYGWSEYHRLLAEMKTEAEKVLPGAGPWEALAHLDVHGKHIEGVDEVQAWLQNLMDEAIDALDGTHFELAERVRRVESRIAPPGGAAAPYYTGPSEDFSRPGRTWLPTMGETRFPVYDLVSTWYHEGVPGHHLQLAQWAHVAESLSRYQASIGIVSANAEGWALYAERLMDELGFLPDAERRLGYLDAQMMRACRVIVDIGMHVGLEIPADSPFHPGERWTPELAQEFFGNHSGRPADFVESELTRYLSMPGQAIGYKLGERAWLLGRENARAAHGDAFDLKAWHMAALSQGPLGLDDLVDELSKL from the coding sequence ATGTCAGAATCTTCCAGCAGCGCACTGCCGCGCCAGATCGCCGACGCCTACGTCGACGCCTTCATCGAACTCGACCCGATCTCCGGCACCTACCTCGGTGTCGCGGCAAGCTCGCGCCGCCTTCCCGACTTCTCCCCGGCCGGCCAGGAACAGCTGGCCGCGCTGGCGCGGGACACGCTCGCCCGGCTGGACCGCGCGGAGCAGCTGCCCGGGGCCGCCGATGACGCCGAGCGCCGCTGCGGCCGGCTGCTGCGGGAGCGGCTGACGGCCGAACTCGCCGTCCACGAGGCGGACGAGGCGCTGCGGGCCGTCTCCAACCTGCACTCCCCCGCGCACTCGATCCGTGAGGTGTTCACGGTGATGCCGACCGAGACCGACGAGGACTGGGCGGCCGTCGTGGAGCGGCTGCGGGCGGCCCCGGCGGCGCTCGGCGGCTACCAGGAGTCCCTGGCGCTCGGTCTGGAGCGCAAGCTGTACGGCGGTCCGCGCGCCACCGCCACGTTCGTCGGCCAGCTGGACGAGTGGGTCGGCGACGGTACGAAGGGCTTCTTCCAGGACTTCGCGGCCGGTGGCCCGGACAGCCTGCGCGCGGAGCTGGACGAGGCCGCCGCGCAGGCCACCGGCGCGCTGGACGAGCTGCGGAGGTGGATGCGCGAGGTGTACGCCCCCGGGATCGAGGGCGAGCCCGACACGGTGGGCCGGGAGCGCTACGCCCGCTGGTCGCGCTACTTCAACGGCACCGACCTGGATCTGGACGAGGCGTACGCGTACGGCTGGTCCGAATACCACCGGCTGCTCGCCGAGATGAAGACCGAGGCGGAGAAGGTGCTGCCGGGCGCGGGCCCCTGGGAGGCGCTGGCCCATCTCGACGTGCACGGCAAGCACATCGAGGGCGTGGACGAGGTCCAGGCGTGGCTCCAGAACCTCATGGACGAGGCGATCGACGCGCTGGACGGCACGCACTTCGAGCTGGCCGAGCGGGTGCGCCGGGTGGAGTCGCGGATCGCCCCGCCCGGCGGCGCCGCCGCGCCGTACTACACGGGCCCCTCCGAGGACTTCTCGCGGCCCGGCCGCACCTGGCTGCCGACCATGGGCGAGACCCGCTTCCCGGTGTACGACCTGGTGTCCACCTGGTACCACGAGGGCGTTCCCGGCCACCACCTCCAGCTCGCCCAGTGGGCGCACGTGGCGGAGAGCCTGTCGCGCTACCAGGCGTCGATCGGCATCGTCAGCGCCAACGCCGAGGGCTGGGCGCTCTACGCGGAGCGGCTGATGGACGAGCTGGGCTTCCTGCCCGACGCGGAGCGCCGGCTCGGCTACCTGGACGCGCAGATGATGCGCGCCTGCCGGGTGATCGTGGACATCGGCATGCACGTGGGTCTGGAGATCCCGGCCGACTCGCCGTTCCACCCGGGTGAGCGGTGGACGCCGGAGCTGGCGCAGGAGTTCTTCGGCAACCACAGCGGCCGGCCCGCGGACTTCGTGGAGAGCGAGCTGACCCGCTATCTCTCGATGCCGGGCCAGGCCATCGGCTACAAGCTGGGCGAGCGCGCCTGGCTGCTGGGCCGGGAGAACGCCCGGGCGGCGCACGGAGACGCCTTCGACCTGAAGGCGTGGCACATGGCGGCCCTGTCCCAGGGTCCGCTGGGCCTGGACGACCTGGTGGACGAGCTGTCGAAGCTCTGA
- a CDS encoding SMC family ATPase, with protein MRLHTLRVTAFGPFGATQEIDFDALSAAGLFLLHGPTGAGKTSVLDAVCYALYGAVPGARQSPGTSLRSDHAPADLPTEVLLDLTVGGRRLEITRRPAQPRPKKRGGGHTTEKAQSWLREYDPEDGWRALSRSHQEIGEEITQLVGMSREQFCQVVLLPQGEFARFLRADAEARGRLLGRLFDTRRFAAVEDRLAELRRVAEAQVKAGDDQILALAQRIAQAAGPAARECPLPDLQPGDPGLADAVLGWAANARSGAAERHDIAASVLATAERRHAAARIALDAERELAALQQRYAETRHRADAVETGRAACEEARDRLARARKADLVAPALELREAAERAYRRAREERDRARGRLPETLAEAGAEQLAALEHRLREDLGGLESARRAEQRAGQIADERAALDRQARADEELVREAEDWLAGWETTRQDLQARLDAALEAATRTELLARRLDPARRRLDAARRRDALAAEVATAGQALTAAREHAAAAHEFWLDLRERRLRDIAAELAAQLADGTPCAVCGATDHPAPARPADGHVDRATEESAERAHRQAEQARATVEQELALVRERHATARAAAGAADTEPTGGAAADDDPTVAELAALVDGLAVEHAEAYRLAAGAHSAREALAGAEREQRRRAEERQRVGQRGAARTSRRESLDREQTDIDTVLDRARGGHPSVAEHAAVLQRRVALLAGAGGAVREEESAAARLKEADDRLADAAFRAGFDTPEAAAATLLDEAAQRTLQHRIDAWQAEAAAVADRLAETGARDAADRPPAAPEAARERFDRAERALREAVAGLDAARERRTELARLSRRVADEVRGLGPVREEYERVARLAGLTAGTSADNARKMRLESYVLAARLEQVAAAATARLQRMSSGRYQLVHSDARTGGRRAGLGLHVIDAWTGRERDTATLSGGETFFASLALALGLADVVTDEAGGVRLDTLFIDEGFGSLDDQTLDEVLDVLDSLRERDRSVGIVSHVADLRRRIPAQLEVVKERHGSAVRLRSGADGLSD; from the coding sequence GTGAGGCTCCACACCCTCCGCGTCACCGCGTTCGGCCCCTTCGGCGCCACCCAGGAGATCGACTTCGACGCGCTCTCCGCCGCCGGTCTCTTCCTGCTCCACGGGCCGACCGGGGCCGGCAAGACCTCCGTCCTGGACGCCGTCTGCTACGCCCTGTACGGGGCCGTGCCCGGCGCCCGGCAGAGCCCCGGCACCTCGCTGCGCAGCGACCACGCCCCGGCGGACCTGCCGACCGAGGTCCTGCTCGACCTCACCGTCGGCGGGCGCCGCCTGGAGATCACCCGGCGCCCGGCCCAGCCCCGCCCCAAGAAGCGGGGCGGCGGCCACACCACGGAGAAGGCGCAGAGCTGGCTGCGCGAGTACGACCCCGAGGACGGCTGGCGGGCGCTCAGCCGGTCGCACCAGGAGATCGGGGAGGAGATCACCCAGCTCGTCGGCATGAGCCGCGAACAGTTCTGCCAGGTGGTCCTGCTGCCTCAGGGCGAGTTCGCCCGCTTCCTGCGCGCCGACGCCGAGGCGCGCGGCCGGCTCCTCGGGAGGTTGTTCGACACCCGGCGCTTCGCGGCTGTCGAGGACCGCCTCGCCGAGCTGCGCCGGGTGGCCGAGGCCCAGGTCAAGGCCGGTGATGACCAGATCCTCGCGCTCGCCCAGCGCATCGCCCAGGCCGCCGGACCCGCCGCCCGCGAGTGCCCGCTGCCGGACCTCCAGCCCGGCGACCCCGGGCTCGCGGACGCGGTCCTCGGCTGGGCCGCGAACGCCCGCAGCGGCGCCGCCGAACGCCACGACATCGCCGCTTCGGTCCTGGCCACGGCGGAGCGACGGCACGCCGCCGCCCGTATCGCCCTGGACGCCGAACGGGAACTCGCCGCGCTCCAGCAGCGGTACGCCGAGACCCGGCACCGCGCCGACGCCGTGGAGACCGGCCGCGCCGCCTGCGAGGAGGCGCGGGACCGCCTCGCCCGCGCCCGCAAGGCGGACCTCGTCGCTCCGGCCCTTGAGCTGCGCGAGGCGGCGGAGCGGGCGTACCGGCGGGCGCGTGAGGAGCGGGACCGCGCCCGGGGCCGGCTGCCCGAGACCCTGGCCGAGGCGGGCGCCGAACAACTGGCGGCCCTGGAGCACCGGCTCCGCGAGGACCTGGGCGGACTCGAATCGGCCCGGCGCGCCGAGCAGCGGGCCGGGCAGATCGCCGACGAGCGGGCCGCCCTGGACCGGCAGGCCCGGGCCGACGAGGAGCTGGTCCGCGAGGCCGAGGACTGGCTCGCCGGCTGGGAGACCACCCGGCAGGACCTCCAGGCCCGCCTGGACGCCGCCCTCGAAGCCGCCACCCGCACCGAACTCCTGGCACGCCGCCTGGACCCGGCCCGCCGCCGCCTGGACGCGGCCCGCCGCCGCGACGCGCTGGCCGCCGAGGTGGCCACGGCCGGGCAGGCGCTGACCGCTGCCCGTGAACACGCCGCCGCCGCCCATGAGTTCTGGCTCGACCTGCGCGAACGCCGCCTCCGGGACATCGCGGCCGAACTCGCCGCCCAGCTGGCCGACGGCACCCCCTGCGCGGTCTGCGGCGCGACGGACCACCCGGCCCCGGCCCGCCCCGCCGACGGTCACGTGGACCGCGCGACGGAGGAATCCGCCGAACGCGCCCACCGTCAAGCGGAACAGGCCCGGGCCACGGTGGAGCAGGAACTGGCGCTGGTCCGCGAACGCCACGCGACGGCCCGCGCGGCGGCGGGGGCCGCCGACACCGAGCCGACCGGGGGCGCGGCGGCCGACGACGATCCCACCGTCGCCGAACTCGCCGCCCTCGTGGACGGCCTCGCCGTCGAGCACGCCGAGGCGTACCGCCTTGCCGCCGGGGCGCACTCCGCGCGGGAGGCGCTCGCCGGGGCCGAGCGGGAGCAGCGGCGGCGGGCCGAGGAGCGGCAGCGCGTCGGACAGCGTGGCGCCGCGCGGACCTCGCGGCGCGAGTCGCTGGACCGGGAGCAGACGGACATCGATACCGTGCTGGACCGGGCGCGCGGGGGCCACCCGAGCGTCGCCGAGCACGCCGCCGTGCTCCAGCGGCGGGTCGCCCTGCTCGCCGGGGCGGGCGGGGCGGTGCGCGAGGAGGAGAGCGCGGCGGCCCGGCTGAAGGAGGCCGACGACCGGCTCGCGGACGCCGCGTTCCGGGCCGGGTTCGACACGCCGGAGGCCGCCGCGGCGACGCTGCTGGACGAGGCGGCGCAGCGTACGCTCCAGCACCGCATCGACGCCTGGCAGGCCGAGGCCGCCGCAGTCGCCGACCGGCTCGCCGAGACCGGTGCCCGGGACGCCGCGGACCGCCCGCCCGCCGCCCCGGAAGCCGCCCGGGAACGCTTCGACCGGGCCGAGCGCGCGCTGCGCGAAGCAGTGGCCGGGCTCGACGCGGCGCGGGAACGCCGTACCGAACTCGCCAGGCTCTCGCGCCGCGTGGCGGACGAGGTGCGCGGCCTGGGTCCGGTGCGCGAGGAGTACGAACGCGTCGCCCGGCTCGCCGGGCTCACCGCCGGCACCTCGGCGGACAACGCGCGCAAGATGCGGCTGGAGTCGTACGTGCTCGCGGCCCGTCTCGAACAGGTCGCGGCGGCGGCCACCGCCCGCTTGCAGCGGATGTCCTCGGGCCGCTACCAGCTCGTCCACTCCGACGCCCGTACCGGCGGCCGCCGGGCCGGGCTCGGCCTGCACGTCATCGACGCCTGGACCGGCCGCGAGCGCGACACCGCCACGCTCTCCGGCGGTGAGACGTTCTTCGCCTCGCTGGCCCTGGCGCTCGGCCTCGCCGACGTCGTGACCGACGAGGCCGGAGGCGTACGGCTCGACACGCTGTTCATCGACGAGGGGTTCGGCAGCCTGGACGACCAGACGCTGGACGAGGTGCTCGACGTGCTGGACTCGCTGCGCGAACGGGACCGCAGCGTCGGCATCGTCAGCCATGTCGCGGACCTGCGCCGCCGCATCCCCGCCCAGCTGGAGGTGGTGAAGGAGCGGCACGGGTCGGCCGTGCGGCTCCGGTCCGGGGCGGACGGGCTCAGCGACTGA
- a CDS encoding GNAT family N-acetyltransferase, with product MTDVTSAKSARRPHHWRRDVIELAALFTAVAVADAIANLIGHQPDGPYLLVASAVALTATAAFHTWWARRHSHAPPPAPAADTTAASDAPDDTSAAPVETVLWRMRTTVRDVPGSLAALCTVLARHGIDILTLQTHPLAQGTVDEFLLRVPASLPARELSRAVAAAGGSSTWTERADTHDLVDAPTRVLGLATRTALDAAELPLALRQLLGRCTIHSLPAVSVTGRATGETAPVEGVLEETVMRLRDPSGGVITVERPHLPFTPTEFARARALVELDARLGPRVPRGEHVLTLPEGNEITVRRADRADLDAAVAMHGRCSEQTLRLRYHGPVRDADRYLDHLLSPRFGRTLAVQTASGRMVALGHLLWDGDETEVALLVEDDWQRRGIGSELLARLVALAEEAGCENVYAVTQASNTGMVAAMRALSLPLDYQIEEGTLVITARLAATPARPLPQLPPYEQAER from the coding sequence ATGACTGATGTGACATCCGCGAAGAGTGCCCGCCGCCCCCACCACTGGCGGCGGGACGTGATCGAACTCGCCGCGCTGTTCACGGCGGTGGCGGTCGCCGACGCGATCGCCAACCTGATCGGGCACCAGCCGGACGGCCCCTACCTGCTCGTGGCCTCGGCCGTGGCGCTGACCGCCACGGCCGCGTTCCACACCTGGTGGGCCCGGCGCCACAGCCACGCCCCGCCCCCCGCACCGGCCGCCGATACCACCGCCGCATCCGATGCCCCCGACGACACCTCCGCCGCCCCCGTCGAGACCGTGCTGTGGCGGATGCGGACCACGGTGCGGGACGTGCCGGGGAGCCTGGCCGCGCTGTGCACCGTGCTGGCCCGGCACGGCATCGACATCCTCACGCTCCAGACGCACCCGCTGGCGCAGGGCACCGTGGACGAGTTCCTGCTGAGGGTCCCGGCCTCCCTGCCGGCCCGGGAGCTGTCCCGTGCGGTGGCCGCCGCCGGGGGCAGCTCCACCTGGACGGAGCGGGCCGACACCCACGACCTGGTGGACGCGCCGACCCGGGTGCTCGGCCTCGCCACCCGTACCGCACTCGACGCGGCCGAACTCCCGCTCGCCCTGCGCCAGCTGCTCGGCCGGTGCACGATCCACTCGCTGCCCGCCGTCTCGGTCACCGGGCGCGCCACCGGCGAGACCGCCCCGGTCGAAGGGGTGCTGGAGGAGACGGTGATGCGGCTGCGCGACCCGTCGGGCGGGGTCATCACGGTGGAGCGGCCCCATCTGCCGTTCACGCCGACGGAGTTCGCGCGGGCCCGTGCCCTGGTGGAGCTGGACGCCCGGCTCGGCCCCCGGGTCCCGCGCGGCGAGCACGTGCTCACGCTGCCCGAGGGCAACGAGATCACCGTGCGCCGGGCGGACCGGGCCGACCTCGACGCGGCCGTGGCGATGCACGGGCGGTGCTCCGAGCAGACCCTGCGGCTGCGCTACCACGGCCCGGTCCGGGACGCCGACCGCTATCTGGACCACCTCCTGAGCCCCCGCTTCGGCCGCACCCTCGCCGTGCAGACGGCGTCCGGGCGGATGGTCGCCCTCGGCCATCTGCTCTGGGACGGCGACGAGACCGAGGTGGCCCTCCTGGTCGAGGACGACTGGCAGCGGCGCGGCATCGGCTCCGAGCTCCTGGCCCGCCTGGTGGCGCTGGCCGAGGAGGCCGGCTGCGAGAACGTCTACGCCGTCACCCAGGCGTCCAACACCGGCATGGTCGCCGCCATGCGCGCGCTCTCGCTGCCGCTCGACTACCAGATCGAGGAGGGCACCCTCGTGATCACCGCACGCCTCGCGGCGACCCCGGCACGCCCCCTGCCGCAGCTGCCGCCGTACGAGCAGGCCGAGCGCTGA
- a CDS encoding rhodanese-like domain-containing protein: MTPQPGGLAAHPVLSVPPAEPADAVAYFGASLAFHADVSDVAAALAGAGDPGFVLLDSRSTESWDQGHIPGALHLPTALIAAQAPRLLDPAVPVVTYCWGPGCNGATRAALALAGLGYRVKEMLGGFEYWAREGFPYETWEGEGKRAADPLTAPAGTDDCGC; the protein is encoded by the coding sequence ATGACCCCCCAGCCCGGCGGCCTCGCCGCCCACCCCGTCCTGAGCGTCCCGCCCGCCGAACCGGCCGACGCGGTCGCCTACTTCGGAGCCTCGCTCGCCTTCCACGCCGACGTCTCGGACGTCGCCGCGGCCCTCGCGGGCGCAGGCGACCCCGGCTTCGTCCTGCTCGACTCCCGGTCCACCGAGTCCTGGGACCAGGGGCACATCCCGGGCGCCCTGCACCTGCCGACGGCGCTCATCGCCGCGCAGGCGCCCCGGCTCCTCGACCCGGCCGTGCCGGTCGTCACGTACTGCTGGGGCCCCGGCTGCAACGGCGCCACCCGCGCCGCCCTCGCCCTGGCCGGGCTCGGCTACCGGGTGAAGGAGATGCTCGGCGGCTTCGAGTACTGGGCGCGCGAGGGATTCCCGTACGAGACCTGGGAGGGCGAGGGGAAGCGGGCCGCCGATCCGCTGACCGCACCGGCCGGGACGGACGACTGCGGCTGCTGA
- a CDS encoding trans-sulfuration enzyme family protein, which yields MDNESVLPPSTTPSRALATEAVHAGRDDLAALGLHAAPIDLSTTYPSYDSRAEAERIDAFATTGARPDGPPVYARLDNPTTGRFETALARLESTASAVAFASGMAALTAVLLARASVGLRHVVAVRPLYGCSDHLLGAGLLGTEVTWTDPAGIAEAIRPDTGLVIVETPANPTLAEVDIRAVAHSCGAVPLLVDNTFATPVLQRPVELGARIVLHSATKYLGGHGDVMGGVVACDEEFASLLRRVRFATGGVLHPMAGYLLLRGLSTLPVRVRAASASAAELARRLSADPRVARVHYPEIGGAMVSFEVYGDPHQVIAGVRLITPAVSLGSVDTLIQHPASISHRIVDEGDRHASGVGDRLLRMSVGLEDVEDLWADLCQALGGGEPVRGGVSARPARTAAAAAGGVPGSPRGVR from the coding sequence ATGGACAACGAATCCGTGCTGCCGCCCTCGACCACCCCGTCCCGGGCGCTCGCCACCGAAGCCGTGCACGCCGGACGCGACGACCTCGCGGCCCTCGGCCTGCACGCCGCACCGATCGACCTGTCGACCACCTACCCCTCGTACGACTCCCGCGCCGAGGCCGAGCGGATCGACGCCTTCGCCACCACCGGGGCCCGCCCGGACGGCCCGCCGGTCTACGCGCGGCTCGACAACCCCACCACCGGCCGCTTCGAAACGGCGCTGGCCCGGCTCGAATCCACCGCGAGCGCGGTGGCGTTCGCCAGCGGTATGGCCGCGCTGACCGCCGTCCTGCTGGCGCGCGCGAGCGTGGGGCTGCGCCATGTGGTGGCCGTGCGGCCGCTGTACGGATGCAGCGACCACCTGCTGGGCGCCGGGCTGCTGGGCACCGAGGTGACATGGACGGACCCGGCGGGCATCGCCGAGGCGATCCGGCCCGACACGGGTCTGGTGATCGTGGAGACCCCGGCCAACCCGACCCTGGCCGAGGTGGACATCCGGGCCGTCGCCCACTCCTGCGGTGCGGTGCCGCTCCTGGTCGACAACACCTTCGCGACGCCCGTCCTCCAGCGTCCCGTGGAGCTCGGGGCCCGGATCGTGCTGCACAGCGCGACGAAGTACCTGGGCGGTCACGGCGACGTGATGGGCGGGGTCGTCGCGTGCGACGAGGAGTTCGCCTCCCTGCTGCGCCGGGTCCGCTTCGCCACCGGCGGGGTCCTGCACCCGATGGCCGGCTATCTGCTGTTGCGCGGCCTGTCCACCCTGCCGGTGCGGGTCCGGGCCGCCTCCGCGAGCGCCGCCGAACTCGCCCGCCGGCTCTCCGCCGACCCCCGGGTGGCCCGGGTGCACTACCCGGAGATCGGCGGCGCCATGGTCTCGTTCGAGGTGTACGGGGACCCGCACCAGGTGATCGCCGGGGTGCGGCTGATCACCCCCGCCGTCAGCCTCGGCAGCGTCGACACCCTCATCCAGCACCCGGCCTCCATCAGCCACCGCATCGTGGACGAGGGAGACCGGCACGCCTCCGGCGTCGGTGACCGGCTGCTGCGGATGTCGGTGGGTCTGGAGGACGTCGAGGACCTGTGGGCCGACCTGTGCCAGGCGCTGGGCGGCGGGGAGCCCGTACGCGGTGGGGTCAGCGCTCGGCCTGCTCGTACGGCGGCAGCTGCGGCAGGGGGCGTGCCGGGGTCGCCGCGAGGCGTGCGGTGA
- a CDS encoding Lrp/AsnC family transcriptional regulator, with protein sequence MSDYSPDATDWRILDVLQREGRASFAELARAVAMSPSAVTERVRRLEEAGVISGYAAVVDPERLGLPILAFVRLRYPNGNYKPFHDLLETTSEIVEAHHVTGDDCFVLKVTARSMSHLETVSGKIGALGSVTTSVVYSSPLPGRPISR encoded by the coding sequence ATGAGCGACTATTCCCCGGACGCCACCGACTGGCGCATTCTCGACGTGCTGCAACGCGAGGGCCGTGCCTCGTTCGCGGAGCTGGCGCGGGCGGTGGCCATGTCGCCGAGCGCCGTGACCGAGCGGGTCCGCCGCCTGGAGGAGGCCGGGGTCATCAGCGGTTACGCGGCCGTGGTCGATCCGGAACGGCTCGGGCTGCCGATCCTCGCCTTCGTACGGCTGCGGTATCCGAACGGCAACTACAAGCCGTTCCACGATCTCCTGGAGACCACATCGGAGATCGTGGAGGCCCATCACGTCACCGGCGACGACTGCTTCGTGCTCAAGGTGACGGCCCGCTCGATGAGCCATCTGGAGACCGTCTCCGGAAAGATCGGCGCACTCGGCTCCGTCACCACCAGCGTCGTCTACTCCTCGCCGCTGCCGGGGCGCCCGATCAGTCGCTGA
- a CDS encoding YigZ family protein, with translation MQEEYRTVARAGVHESEINRSRFLCALAPAATEEEAQEFIARVRREHPTATHNCYAYVIGADASVQKASDDGEPGGTAGVPMLQMLTRREVCYAVAVVTRYYGGVKLGAGGLIRAYGGVVGEALDALGTRTRRRFRLATVTVGHQRAGRLENELRATGRTVREVRYAADVAIEIALPDADVEAFRRWLADATAGEASVELGGEAYDDA, from the coding sequence ATGCAGGAGGAGTACCGGACCGTCGCCCGCGCGGGCGTGCACGAGAGCGAGATCAACCGGTCCCGCTTCCTCTGCGCGCTCGCCCCCGCGGCCACCGAGGAGGAGGCGCAGGAGTTCATCGCCCGCGTCCGCAGGGAGCACCCGACCGCCACGCACAACTGCTACGCGTACGTGATCGGCGCCGACGCCTCCGTACAGAAGGCGAGTGATGACGGCGAGCCCGGCGGCACCGCCGGAGTCCCCATGCTCCAGATGCTCACGCGCCGCGAGGTCTGCTACGCCGTCGCCGTCGTCACCCGCTACTACGGCGGAGTGAAGCTGGGCGCGGGCGGGCTGATCCGGGCGTACGGGGGAGTGGTCGGTGAAGCCCTCGACGCACTCGGCACCCGCACCCGCCGCCGCTTCCGGCTCGCCACCGTCACCGTCGGGCACCAGCGGGCGGGCCGGCTGGAGAACGAACTGCGCGCCACCGGACGCACCGTGCGCGAGGTCCGGTACGCGGCCGACGTGGCCATCGAGATCGCGCTGCCGGACGCCGACGTCGAGGCGTTCCGCCGCTGGCTGGCCGACGCGACGGCGGGCGAGGCGTCGGTGGAACTGGGCGGCGAGGCGTACGACGACGCGTGA
- a CDS encoding exonuclease SbcCD subunit D: protein MRILHTSDWHLGRSFHRVPLLDAQAAYLDHLVATVAAHEADVVVVAGDVYDRAVPPLSAVQLFDDALHRLAAAGVPTVMISGNHDSARRLGVGAGLIGRAGIHLRTDPAHCGTPVVIPDAHGDVAFYGLPYLEPALVKDVFKAERAGHEAVLTAAMDRVRADLAARPDSTRSVVLAHAFVAGGEPSDSERDITVGGVAAVPAGVFDGVDYAALGHLHGCQAVTDRVRYSGSPLAYSFSEATHRKTMWLIDLDASGAVTGERIDCPVPRRLARLHGRLDDLLDDPALDRHEDAWVEATLTDPVRPADPMARLTERFPHTLALVFEPDRAPDDPDLSYARRLRGRDDQTIAEDFVAHVRGGWGTDEQERAVLRGAFDHVRVDDGVREVNR, encoded by the coding sequence TTGAGGATTCTGCACACATCGGACTGGCACCTCGGCCGGTCGTTCCACCGGGTCCCCCTGCTCGACGCCCAGGCCGCCTATCTCGACCACCTGGTCGCCACCGTCGCCGCGCACGAGGCCGACGTCGTCGTGGTGGCGGGTGACGTGTACGACAGGGCGGTGCCCCCGCTCAGCGCGGTGCAGCTCTTCGACGACGCCCTGCACCGGCTCGCCGCCGCCGGGGTGCCCACGGTGATGATCTCCGGCAACCACGACTCCGCCCGCCGCCTCGGCGTCGGCGCCGGACTGATCGGCCGGGCCGGCATCCACCTGCGCACCGACCCCGCGCACTGCGGCACCCCCGTCGTCATCCCCGACGCGCACGGCGACGTGGCGTTCTACGGGTTGCCGTACTTGGAACCCGCCCTGGTCAAGGACGTCTTCAAGGCCGAGCGCGCCGGGCACGAGGCCGTGCTGACCGCCGCCATGGACCGCGTCCGCGCCGACCTCGCCGCACGCCCCGACTCCACCCGCTCCGTCGTCCTCGCCCACGCATTCGTCGCCGGCGGCGAGCCCAGCGACAGCGAGCGCGACATCACCGTGGGCGGCGTCGCGGCGGTCCCGGCCGGGGTCTTCGACGGCGTCGACTACGCGGCCCTCGGCCACCTCCACGGCTGCCAGGCCGTCACCGACCGCGTCCGGTACTCCGGCTCCCCGCTCGCCTACTCGTTCTCCGAGGCCACCCACCGCAAGACCATGTGGCTCATCGACCTGGACGCCTCCGGGGCGGTCACCGGCGAACGCATCGACTGCCCGGTGCCCCGCCGCCTCGCCCGTCTGCACGGCCGCCTGGACGACCTCCTCGACGACCCCGCGCTCGACCGCCACGAGGACGCCTGGGTCGAGGCCACCCTCACCGACCCGGTCCGCCCCGCCGACCCGATGGCCCGCCTCACCGAGCGCTTCCCGCACACCCTCGCCCTCGTCTTCGAACCGGACCGGGCACCCGACGACCCGGACCTGTCGTACGCCCGCCGCCTGCGCGGCCGCGACGACCAGACCATCGCGGAGGACTTCGTGGCCCACGTGCGCGGCGGCTGGGGGACCGACGAGCAGGAGCGGGCGGTGCTGCGGGGCGCCTTCGACCACGTCCGGGTGGACGACGGCGTGCGCGAGGTGAACCGGTGA